Proteins encoded together in one Micromonospora kangleipakensis window:
- a CDS encoding complex I subunit 4 family protein — protein MLSLIVFLPLIAAVALAAVPRLGDTVARWTWVAVAAVDLGLIALVWARYDTPPPGELAFAERAAWIPGVNSSYHIGVDGFSLPLVSMTAVIYLACAVYALRERHRPRAHAALFLFLQSVSLGLFVAADLILFFVFFDLSIVGMYFVIAGWGHGNRAHSALKFFLYTFLGSLALLVGFIGLYVAANPHTFDMPELAATPPLQGRPVAGGLVLAAILLGLAVKTPTVPFHTWLPPAHTDAPAVGSAVLAGVLLKMGTYGFVRIAMPMLPQAWRAWAWVVIVVGVMSVIYGALVALAQSNVKRMIAYTSVNHMGYIILAVGVAGLVAADTTQARSVAVAGAVTQMVSHGLITGALFLLAGVLQDRAGTYDMRDFGGLAAPAPTFAALFAVGAFASLGLPAFSGFIAEFQIFTGSVAAAPVTAVAVLGILITAALFLRALQRVFTGDTAGSSVGFTDLRARELWSVGPLLLLSLAVGVLPRPLLDVIEPAAHAVVGLLGR, from the coding sequence TTGCTCAGCCTGATTGTCTTCCTGCCGCTGATCGCCGCCGTGGCGTTGGCCGCCGTGCCGCGTCTCGGCGACACCGTGGCGCGCTGGACCTGGGTCGCCGTGGCGGCCGTCGACCTCGGACTCATCGCCCTCGTGTGGGCGCGCTACGACACTCCGCCGCCCGGGGAGTTGGCCTTCGCCGAGCGGGCGGCGTGGATTCCCGGCGTGAACAGCAGCTACCACATCGGCGTGGACGGGTTCTCGCTGCCGCTGGTGTCGATGACCGCGGTGATCTACCTGGCCTGCGCGGTGTACGCGCTACGCGAGCGGCACCGCCCCCGCGCTCACGCGGCACTGTTCCTGTTCCTGCAGAGCGTCAGCCTCGGCCTGTTCGTCGCCGCCGACCTGATCCTGTTCTTCGTCTTCTTCGACCTGTCCATCGTCGGCATGTACTTCGTCATCGCCGGCTGGGGCCACGGCAACCGAGCCCACTCGGCGCTGAAGTTCTTCCTCTACACATTCCTCGGCTCGCTGGCACTTCTCGTCGGCTTCATCGGCCTGTACGTCGCCGCCAACCCGCACACCTTCGACATGCCGGAACTCGCCGCCACGCCGCCGCTTCAAGGCCGGCCGGTCGCTGGTGGACTGGTGCTCGCGGCGATCCTGCTCGGCCTAGCGGTGAAGACGCCGACCGTGCCCTTCCACACCTGGCTCCCGCCCGCGCACACCGACGCACCGGCCGTCGGCTCGGCGGTCCTCGCCGGGGTGCTGCTGAAGATGGGCACCTACGGCTTCGTCCGCATCGCCATGCCGATGCTGCCGCAGGCGTGGCGAGCCTGGGCGTGGGTGGTCATCGTCGTCGGCGTCATGTCGGTGATCTACGGGGCGCTCGTGGCGCTGGCCCAATCCAACGTCAAACGCATGATCGCCTACACGTCGGTCAACCACATGGGCTACATCATCCTCGCCGTCGGCGTCGCCGGCCTGGTCGCCGCCGACACCACCCAGGCCCGCAGCGTGGCGGTCGCCGGCGCAGTCACCCAGATGGTCAGCCACGGCCTGATCACCGGCGCCCTGTTCCTGCTCGCCGGCGTCCTGCAAGACCGCGCCGGCACCTACGACATGCGCGACTTCGGCGGGCTCGCCGCACCCGCGCCGACCTTCGCGGCGCTGTTCGCCGTGGGAGCGTTCGCCTCCCTCGGCCTGCCCGCCTTCTCAGGCTTCATCGCCGAGTTCCAGATCTTCACCGGTAGCGTCGCCGCGGCCCCGGTCACCGCCGTCGCGGTGCTCGGCATCCTGATCACAGCGGCGCTGTTCCTCCGCGCGCTGCAACGCGTCTTCACCGGCGACACCGCCGGCAGCTCGGTCGGATTCACCGACCTGCGCGCCCGCGAGCTTTGGTCGGTCGGGCCGCTGCTGCTGCTGTCCCTGGCGGTCGGGGTTCTGCCGCGCCCGCTGCTCGACGTCATCGAACCCGCCGCACACGCCGTCGTCGGCCTGCTCGGGCGGTGA
- a CDS encoding proton-conducting transporter membrane subunit: MSQLAQAALWSLVALPTAAGTLLATSRRAERAAAPVSLAVAAASVVLSVVVAVARPAVAVPFMAGVDFALTVDGLAALLVPMLAVVTLLVLVAAAGEIRRSQARFHGLMLLFAASAALTVTAATLPTLLFAWEIMGAASYALIGFRWRDEDRVSAGLTAFVTTRSADLGLYVAAGAALAGGAGLALAELPHSSPGWRHVIAAGIVAAALGKAAQLPLSFWLSRAMAGPSPVSALLHSAAMVAMGGYLLLRVQPLLAATGWAAPVTMWAGGLTALLLGAVAVAQRDIKQLLAASTAAQLGFVVMAAGAGTVAGGAAHLIAHAATKALLFLAAGAWLTALGTTQLAGLRGVAGRWPLVGWSATAGALALAGIAPLALWATKDAVLAKVLEQSPWLYLVGLAASALSAAYAGKLLVVIWRPLGRRGDRDRVEAGRVTGLQQAPLVILAVGAACAGLLALPPVDAVVARTVGQPGEFHASVVELAVSAVLALAVVLLVARRPAPEPRWALRWLGLEATVRVLIVRPTLRCAEVLARFDDQVLDRGVESVSAGTLRLAAWAGRVDDRWLDRAVERLAAGARQLGQLARRPQTGQLHQYYLQAVVVLLVAVVVLLVWG, encoded by the coding sequence ATGAGCCAACTAGCGCAGGCGGCCCTGTGGTCACTGGTAGCCCTCCCCACGGCGGCTGGGACCCTGCTGGCCACGAGCCGGCGCGCGGAGCGGGCCGCCGCGCCGGTCTCACTTGCCGTCGCCGCGGCCTCGGTGGTCCTGTCGGTGGTGGTCGCGGTGGCCCGGCCCGCCGTTGCGGTGCCATTCATGGCCGGCGTCGACTTCGCGCTCACCGTCGACGGGCTCGCCGCGCTGCTGGTGCCCATGCTCGCCGTGGTGACCCTGCTGGTGCTAGTCGCCGCGGCAGGGGAGATCCGCCGCTCGCAGGCACGCTTCCACGGCCTGATGCTGCTGTTCGCCGCCTCCGCCGCGCTCACCGTCACCGCGGCGACCCTGCCCACGTTGCTGTTCGCGTGGGAGATCATGGGCGCGGCCTCGTACGCGCTGATCGGGTTCAGGTGGCGCGACGAGGACCGCGTGTCGGCCGGCCTGACCGCGTTCGTCACCACCCGCTCGGCCGACCTGGGCCTGTACGTCGCCGCGGGAGCCGCCCTGGCCGGTGGCGCGGGTCTGGCCCTGGCCGAGCTGCCCCACAGCAGCCCGGGATGGCGGCACGTCATCGCCGCCGGGATCGTCGCCGCCGCGCTCGGCAAGGCCGCGCAACTGCCACTGTCGTTCTGGCTGTCCCGGGCGATGGCCGGCCCGAGCCCGGTCAGCGCGCTCCTGCACTCCGCGGCGATGGTGGCCATGGGCGGCTACCTGCTGCTGCGGGTGCAGCCCCTCCTCGCCGCAACCGGCTGGGCCGCCCCGGTGACCATGTGGGCCGGCGGTCTGACGGCGCTGCTGCTCGGCGCGGTGGCGGTCGCCCAGCGGGACATCAAGCAGCTGCTGGCCGCCTCCACCGCCGCCCAACTCGGGTTCGTGGTGATGGCCGCCGGCGCCGGCACGGTGGCCGGCGGCGCCGCCCATCTGATCGCGCACGCCGCGACCAAGGCGCTGCTGTTCCTGGCGGCAGGGGCGTGGCTGACCGCGTTGGGCACCACGCAGCTCGCCGGCCTGCGCGGGGTCGCCGGTCGGTGGCCGCTGGTCGGCTGGTCCGCCACCGCCGGGGCGCTGGCGCTGGCCGGGATCGCGCCGCTGGCGCTGTGGGCGACCAAGGACGCCGTCCTCGCCAAGGTCCTGGAACAGTCGCCCTGGCTGTACCTGGTCGGGCTGGCCGCGTCGGCATTGTCGGCCGCGTACGCGGGCAAGCTGCTCGTCGTCATCTGGCGACCCCTCGGGCGGCGCGGTGACCGCGACCGGGTGGAAGCCGGGCGGGTCACCGGCCTGCAGCAGGCGCCGCTGGTGATCCTCGCGGTGGGCGCCGCCTGTGCCGGTCTGCTGGCCCTTCCACCGGTCGACGCCGTCGTCGCCCGGACTGTCGGGCAGCCCGGCGAGTTCCACGCCTCCGTGGTCGAGCTTGCGGTCTCGGCCGTGCTCGCCCTGGCCGTCGTGCTGCTCGTCGCCCGCCGACCGGCCCCCGAGCCACGGTGGGCGCTCCGGTGGCTGGGGCTGGAGGCCACCGTACGGGTGCTGATCGTCCGCCCGACCCTGCGCTGCGCCGAGGTGCTTGCCCGCTTCGACGACCAGGTCCTCGACCGCGGCGTCGAATCCGTCTCGGCCGGGACGCTGCGCCTGGCCGCATGGGCCGGCCGGGTCGACGACCGGTGGCTCGACCGCGCCGTGGAACGGCTCGCGGCCGGAGCTCGCCAGCTGGGACAGCTCGCCCGCCGCCCGCAGACCGGTCAGCTGCACCAGTACTACCTGCAGGCCGTCGTCGTGCTCCTCGTCGCCGTCGTCGTCCTCCTCGTGTGGGGATAA
- a CDS encoding NADH-quinone oxidoreductase subunit NuoK encodes MTLQTVLLVAAALFSVGLYGALSQQVVVMVMMGLELMLNGLILAAAGFWWFLAPDPSGQVLLLIIIVAMTVEMAMGFAVATHLHRVRRTDMTDMAADLSR; translated from the coding sequence ATGACCCTGCAGACCGTGCTGCTCGTGGCAGCGGCGCTGTTCAGCGTCGGCCTCTACGGCGCGCTGTCCCAGCAGGTGGTGGTCATGGTGATGATGGGGCTGGAACTGATGCTCAACGGCCTCATCCTGGCCGCCGCCGGCTTCTGGTGGTTCCTCGCCCCGGACCCGTCCGGGCAGGTGCTGCTGCTGATCATCATCGTCGCGATGACCGTCGAGATGGCGATGGGCTTCGCCGTGGCCACCCATCTGCATCGCGTGCGCCGTACCGACATGACCGACATGGCCGCGGACCTGTCCCGATGA
- a CDS encoding NADH-quinone oxidoreductase subunit J, with amino-acid sequence MITHVAFWALAVVAVLAGAAVFIVNSMARASYALAVSFIAVGVQVLLMQQNYVGVVTILMMVMEMAVMAVYMVMFMGMNPALMPMSMVHDNRHALAVSIGVFVLLAAGVLLVPWPTRRGAPPVDVTEALGEELMGPKMLVMTGVGAVMAVTIIAGVVLAAHRTRYDRFGDDLRRRPADDPQPGGVGR; translated from the coding sequence GTGATCACTCACGTCGCGTTCTGGGCCCTGGCGGTCGTCGCCGTGCTCGCCGGCGCCGCCGTGTTCATCGTCAACTCGATGGCCCGGGCCAGCTACGCCCTCGCCGTGTCGTTCATCGCCGTCGGCGTGCAGGTGCTGCTGATGCAGCAGAACTACGTCGGCGTGGTGACGATCCTGATGATGGTCATGGAGATGGCCGTCATGGCCGTCTACATGGTCATGTTCATGGGAATGAACCCGGCGCTGATGCCGATGAGCATGGTCCACGACAACCGCCACGCCCTGGCGGTGTCCATCGGTGTGTTCGTGCTCCTCGCCGCCGGGGTGCTGCTCGTGCCCTGGCCCACGCGGCGCGGCGCCCCGCCCGTCGACGTCACCGAGGCGTTGGGGGAGGAGCTGATGGGCCCGAAGATGCTGGTCATGACCGGCGTCGGGGCGGTCATGGCGGTCACGATCATCGCCGGCGTCGTGCTGGCAGCCCACCGGACCCGCTACGACCGGTTCGGCGACGACCTGCGCCGGCGACCGGCCGACGACCCGCAACCGGGAGGTGTCGGCCGATGA